One genomic region from Quercus robur chromosome 4, dhQueRobu3.1, whole genome shotgun sequence encodes:
- the LOC126723430 gene encoding protein NCA1 → MTPVCPFVKAARPDEMNSKKPGENLNKHQTETEIKTKKDASDSATASPKCPFGFDSQKKDANDSAAASPKCPFGYDSQKKDSNDSAIASPKCPLGYDSQSFKIGPLSCMVCHALLFESSKCVPCSHVYCKACISRFKDCPLCGADIEKVEADSNLQSMVDRFIEGHARIKRSHVGTDKEEVVGENKPVIYEDVSLERGAFLVQQAMRAFRAQNVESAKSRLTLCAEDIRDQLERMGNTSELCSQLGAVLGMLGDCCRALGDAGSAVSYFEESVEFLLKLPKDDLEITHTLSVSLNKIGDLKYYDGDLQAARNYYFRSLNVRRDAVKHHSNVPSQILDVAVSLAKVADVDRSVGNEDVAIGGFQEAIKMLESLTLNSEDSSLEQRRLSVLGFLNNQLAEKQPETTL, encoded by the exons ATGACCCCTGTTTGCCCTTTTGTCAAAGCTGCTCGTCCAGACGAGATGAATTCCAAAAAACCAGGCGAAAATCTGAATAAGCATCAGACCGAGACTGAGATCAAGACAAAGAAGGACGCTAGTGACTCTGCCACTGCTTCTCCAAAGTGCCCCTTTGGATTTGATTCCCAAAAGAAGGATGCAAATGACTCTGCCGCTGCTTCTCCGAAGTGCCCCTTTGGATATGATTCCCAAAAGAAGGATTCAAATGACTCCGCCATTGCTTCTCCGAAGTGCCCCTTAGGATATGATTCCCAGTCATTTAAGATAGGCCCCCTCAGCTGTATGGTCTGCCATGCACTTCTTTTTGAAAGCAGCAAATGCGTGCCTTGTTCTCATGTATATTGCAA AGCATGTATATCACGCTTTAAGGACTGTCCACTATGTGGAGCTGATATTGAAAAGGTAGAAGCTGATTCAAATCTTCAGAGCATGGTTGATCGCTTCATTGAAGGTCATGCTAGAATCAAAAGGTCTCATGTTGGTACAGACAAAGAGGAAGTAGTAGGTGAGAATAAACCAGTCATATATGAAGATGTGTCTTTGGAGAGAGGTGCTTTCTTGGTACAACAAGCTATGAGG GCATTTCGAGCCCAGAATGTAGAAAGTGCCAAATCAAGACTCACTCTATGTGCAGAAGACATTCGAGATCAGTTAGAAAGAATGGGCAACACATCAGAGCTTTGTTCTCAGCTCGGAGCAGTTCTGGGCATGCTTGGTGACTGCTG TCGAGCACTGGGAGATGCTGGTTCCGCAGTCTCTTATTTTGAAGAGAGCGttgaatttcttttaaaattgcCAAAGGATGATTTGGAG ATTACCCATACACTTTCAGTTTCACTTAATAAAATTGGAGATCTGAAATATTATGATGGAGACCTACAAGCTGCAAGGAATTACTATTTTCGGTCTCTAAATGTTCGTCGTGATGCTGTCAAGCATCATTCAAATGTTCCATCCCAG ATTCTCGATGTTGCTGTTTCCCTTGCAAAAGTTGCAGATGTGGACAGGAGTGTAGGAAATGAGGATGTGGCAATTGGTGGATTTCAAGAAGCTATAAAAATGTTGGAATCTTTGACATTGAACTCTGAAGACAGCAGTCTTGAGCAACGG CGACTTTCAGTGCTCGGGTTCCTTAACAACCAACTTGCTGAGAAACAACCAGAAACAACTCTCTGA